The following proteins are co-located in the Triticum aestivum cultivar Chinese Spring chromosome 1A, IWGSC CS RefSeq v2.1, whole genome shotgun sequence genome:
- the LOC123049331 gene encoding probable serine/threonine-protein kinase At1g01540 isoform X2 has translation MHTPRLGFRGLQPAAMDAPAAPPRKLSPPAAPRRRLSPPAAPPRRLSPPAARARPVNKSPPHPHPPPHRRPPTPTPQRSHLHGQQQQHKQQTSAWSVGFLSAWLSQRTPVLGLRAWVLVAAAAAAVVLAVLVLTVCLCRCRRRRRRCPRVAPSLHHGGASRSMKHHLHQAMADKDIVEESVRWHPPPPCEPPFQPPIEVIKAEQKAPLIRVESARTSGETATSIAGSARGWSSESGGGSDAEADASQRGWGRRYTRRELEEATDGFAAQNVLGEGGYGVVYKGVLRDSTLVAIKNLHNNRGQAEKDFKVEVATIGRVRHKNLVSLLGYCSEGACRMLVYEYMENSNLDKWLHHEEGEISQLNWDTRMHILLGTAKGLAYLHEGLEPKIVHRDVKSSNILLDGQWNARVSDFGLAKLLCSEASYVTTRVMGTFGYVAPEYARTGMLNERSDVYSFGVLVMEMITGRTPVDYTRPTAEVNLVEWLKRMVAERRVEEVLDPTLPEAPPSKVLKRAVLAALRCVDPDSGQRPTMGHVVHMLEDDLRFRDELQLARGLSAHASASASSGSYEREE, from the exons ATGCACACTCCGCGGCTCGGCTTCCGCGGGCTGCAGCCTGCAGCCATGGACGCCCCCGCCGCGCCTCCAAGAAAGCTctcgccgcccgccgcgccgcgaaGAAGGCTATCGCCGCCCGCCGCGCCACCAAGAAGGCTGTCGCCGCCAGCCGCACGGGCGCGGCCCGTGAACAAGAGCCCCCCGCATCCCCATCCCCCACCTCACCGTcggccgccgacgccgacgccgcagCGCAGCCACCTCcacgggcagcagcagcagcacaagcaGCAGACGTCCGCGTGGAGCGTCGGCTTCCTGAGCGCCTGGCTCTCGCAGCGCACCCCCGTGCTCGGCCTCCGCGCCTGGGTCCTCgtcgccgcggccgcggccgcggtcGTCCTCGCCGTCCTCGTGCTCACCGTCTGCCTCTGCcgctgccggcgccggcgccggcgatgcCCTCGCGTCGCCCCGAGCCTGCACCACGGGGGCGCGTCCAGGTCCATGAAGCACCACCTGCATCAGGCGATGGCGGACAAGGACATCGTCGAGGAGTCCGTCCGCTGGCACCCGCCGCCTCCGTGCGAGCCGCCGTTCCAGCCGCCGATCGAGGTCATCAAGGCGGAGCAGAAGGCCCCGCTGATCAGGGTCGAGTCCGCGCGGACTAGCGGCGAGACGGCGACGAGCATCGCCGGGAGCGCGCGCGGTTGGAGCAGCgagagcggcggcggcagcgacgcgGAGGCCGACGCGTCGCAGCGCGGCTGGGGCCGCCGGTACACGCGCCGGGAGCTGGAGGAGGCCACCGACGGGTTCGCCGCCCAGAACGTGCTCGGGGAGGGCGGCTACGGGGTGGTCTACAAGGGTGTGCTACGGGACTCCACCCTCGTCGCCATCAAGAATCTGCACAACAACAG GGGCCAGGCCGAGAAAGATTTCAAGGTGGAGGTGGCGACGATCGGCCGGGTTCGGCACAAGAACTTGGTCAGTCTGCTCGGCTACTGCAGCGAGGGCGCCTGCAG GATGCTGGTCTACGAGTACATGGAGAACAGTAACCTGGACAAGTGGCTGCACCATGAGGAGGGTGAGATTAGTCAGCTCAACTGGGACACAAGGATGCACATACTTCTCGGAACCGCTAAAGG GCTGGCGTACCTTCACGAAGGGCTGGAGCCCAAGATCGTCCACCGAGACGTCAAATCCAGCAACATCCTCCTGGACGGGCAGTGGAACGCCAGGGTGTCGGACTTCGGGCTCGCCAAGCTCCTCTGCTCCGAGGCGTCCTACGTCACCACCCGCGTCATGGGCACCTTCGG GTACGTGGCGCCGGAGTACGCGCGGACCGGGATGCTGAACGAGAGgagcgacgtgtacagcttcggggTGCTCGTCATGGAGATGATAACCGGCAGAACTCCGGTGGACTACACCAGGCCCACCGCGGAG gtgaacttggtggagtggctgaAGCGCATGGTGGCggagaggagggtggaggaggTGCTGGACCCGACGCTGCCCGAGGCGCCGCCGTCCAAGGTGCTGAAGCGCGCCGTCCTCGCCGCGCTCCGGTGCGTCGACCCCGACAGCGGCCAGCGGCCCACCATGGGGCACGTGGTGCACATGCTCGAGGACGACCTCAGGTTCAGAGAC GAACTCCAACTTGCGCGGGGTCTGTCGGCCcacgcgtcggcgtcggcgtcgtcggggagCTACGAGCGCGAGGAGTGA
- the LOC123049331 gene encoding probable serine/threonine-protein kinase At1g01540 isoform X1: MHTPRLGFRGLQPAAMDAPAAPPRKLSPPAAPRRRLSPPAAPPRRLSPPAARARPVNKSPPHPHPPPHRRPPTPTPQRSHLHGQQQQHKQQTSAWSVGFLSAWLSQRTPVLGLRAWVLVAAAAAAVVLAVLVLTVCLCRCRRRRRRCPRVAPSLHHGGASRSMKHHLHQAMADKDIVEESVRWHPPPPCEPPFQPPIEVIKAEQKAPLIRVESARTSGETATSIAGSARGWSSESGGGSDAEADASQRGWGRRYTRRELEEATDGFAAQNVLGEGGYGVVYKGVLRDSTLVAIKNLHNNRGQAEKDFKVEVATIGRVRHKNLVSLLGYCSEGACRMLVYEYMENSNLDKWLHHEEGEISQLNWDTRMHILLGTAKGLAYLHEGLEPKIVHRDVKSSNILLDGQWNARVSDFGLAKLLCSEASYVTTRVMGTFGSVSTRFPCHRSFTWPQLSNSRCRYVAPEYARTGMLNERSDVYSFGVLVMEMITGRTPVDYTRPTAEVNLVEWLKRMVAERRVEEVLDPTLPEAPPSKVLKRAVLAALRCVDPDSGQRPTMGHVVHMLEDDLRFRDELQLARGLSAHASASASSGSYEREE, encoded by the exons ATGCACACTCCGCGGCTCGGCTTCCGCGGGCTGCAGCCTGCAGCCATGGACGCCCCCGCCGCGCCTCCAAGAAAGCTctcgccgcccgccgcgccgcgaaGAAGGCTATCGCCGCCCGCCGCGCCACCAAGAAGGCTGTCGCCGCCAGCCGCACGGGCGCGGCCCGTGAACAAGAGCCCCCCGCATCCCCATCCCCCACCTCACCGTcggccgccgacgccgacgccgcagCGCAGCCACCTCcacgggcagcagcagcagcacaagcaGCAGACGTCCGCGTGGAGCGTCGGCTTCCTGAGCGCCTGGCTCTCGCAGCGCACCCCCGTGCTCGGCCTCCGCGCCTGGGTCCTCgtcgccgcggccgcggccgcggtcGTCCTCGCCGTCCTCGTGCTCACCGTCTGCCTCTGCcgctgccggcgccggcgccggcgatgcCCTCGCGTCGCCCCGAGCCTGCACCACGGGGGCGCGTCCAGGTCCATGAAGCACCACCTGCATCAGGCGATGGCGGACAAGGACATCGTCGAGGAGTCCGTCCGCTGGCACCCGCCGCCTCCGTGCGAGCCGCCGTTCCAGCCGCCGATCGAGGTCATCAAGGCGGAGCAGAAGGCCCCGCTGATCAGGGTCGAGTCCGCGCGGACTAGCGGCGAGACGGCGACGAGCATCGCCGGGAGCGCGCGCGGTTGGAGCAGCgagagcggcggcggcagcgacgcgGAGGCCGACGCGTCGCAGCGCGGCTGGGGCCGCCGGTACACGCGCCGGGAGCTGGAGGAGGCCACCGACGGGTTCGCCGCCCAGAACGTGCTCGGGGAGGGCGGCTACGGGGTGGTCTACAAGGGTGTGCTACGGGACTCCACCCTCGTCGCCATCAAGAATCTGCACAACAACAG GGGCCAGGCCGAGAAAGATTTCAAGGTGGAGGTGGCGACGATCGGCCGGGTTCGGCACAAGAACTTGGTCAGTCTGCTCGGCTACTGCAGCGAGGGCGCCTGCAG GATGCTGGTCTACGAGTACATGGAGAACAGTAACCTGGACAAGTGGCTGCACCATGAGGAGGGTGAGATTAGTCAGCTCAACTGGGACACAAGGATGCACATACTTCTCGGAACCGCTAAAGG GCTGGCGTACCTTCACGAAGGGCTGGAGCCCAAGATCGTCCACCGAGACGTCAAATCCAGCAACATCCTCCTGGACGGGCAGTGGAACGCCAGGGTGTCGGACTTCGGGCTCGCCAAGCTCCTCTGCTCCGAGGCGTCCTACGTCACCACCCGCGTCATGGGCACCTTCGGGTCAGTCTCCACTAGATTTCCATGTCACCGTTCATTTACCTGGCCGCAGCTTAGCAATTCGCGTTGCAGGTACGTGGCGCCGGAGTACGCGCGGACCGGGATGCTGAACGAGAGgagcgacgtgtacagcttcggggTGCTCGTCATGGAGATGATAACCGGCAGAACTCCGGTGGACTACACCAGGCCCACCGCGGAG gtgaacttggtggagtggctgaAGCGCATGGTGGCggagaggagggtggaggaggTGCTGGACCCGACGCTGCCCGAGGCGCCGCCGTCCAAGGTGCTGAAGCGCGCCGTCCTCGCCGCGCTCCGGTGCGTCGACCCCGACAGCGGCCAGCGGCCCACCATGGGGCACGTGGTGCACATGCTCGAGGACGACCTCAGGTTCAGAGAC GAACTCCAACTTGCGCGGGGTCTGTCGGCCcacgcgtcggcgtcggcgtcgtcggggagCTACGAGCGCGAGGAGTGA